A genomic stretch from Theobroma cacao cultivar B97-61/B2 chromosome 4, Criollo_cocoa_genome_V2, whole genome shotgun sequence includes:
- the LOC18600748 gene encoding formate dehydrogenase, mitochondrial, whose product MAMKQVASSAIKALANSGSSSVLTRQLHASPGSKKIVGVFYKANEYYEKNPNFVGCVEGALGLREWLESQGHQYIVTDDKEGPDCELEKHIPDLHVLISTPFHPAYVTAERIKKAKNLQLLLTAGIGSDHVDLKAAAEAGLTVAEVTGSNVVSVAEDELMRILILVRNFLPGHHQVITGDWNVAGIAYRAYDLEGKTVGTIGAGRIGRLLLQRLKPFNCNLLYHDRVKIDPELEKQTGAKFEEDLDAMLPKCDIIVINMPLTEKTRGMFDKDRIAKLKKGVLIVNNARGAIMDTQAVADACSSGHIAGYSGDVWYPQPAPKDHPWRFMPNQAMTPHISGTTIDAQLRYAAGVKDMLDRYFKGEEFPAQNYIVKEGELAPQYR is encoded by the exons ATGGCTATGAAGCAAGTTGCTAGCTCTGCTATCAAAGCCTTGGCTAATTCTGGGTCATCTTCTGTTCTTACCAGACAACTCCAT GCTTCTCCAGGGAGCAAAAAGATTGTTGGTGTGTTTTACAAGGCCAATGAGTATTACGAAAAGAATCCCAACTTTGTTGGTTGTGTGGAGGGAGCCTTGGGCTTGCGTGAGTGGCTGGAATCACAGGGCCACCAGTATATTGTCACTGATGACAAAGAAGGACCCGATTGCG AACTCGAAAAGCATATCCCTGATCTCCATGTCCTCATATCCACCCCCTTCCACCCAGCCTATGTTACAGCAGAGAGGATCAAGAAAGCCAAAAACTTGCAACTGCTTCTCACAGCGGGGATTGGCTCTGATCACGTAGATCTGAAGGCAGCTGCAGAAGCTGGCTTGACTGTTGCTGAGGTTACAGGAAGCAATGTAGTGTCTGTTGCCGAAGACGAGCTAATGAGAATTCTTATTCTTGTCCGGAATTTCTTGCCTGGCCACCACCAAGTTATTACTGGAGATTGGAATGTTGCAGGTATTGCTTACAGAGCTTATGATCTTGAAGGGAAGACGGTGGGAACTATTGGTGCAGGGCGTATTGGCAGGCTCTTACTCCAACGACTGAAACCATTCAACTGCAATCTCCTATATCATGATCGAGTCAAGATAGACCCAGAATTGGAGAAGCAGACTGGAGCAAAATTTGAGGAGGATCTTGATGCAATGCTTCCAAAGTGTGACATAATTGTCATAAACATGCCTCTTACAGAGAAGACAAG AGGGATGTTCGACAAAGATAGGattgcaaaattgaagaaGGGAGTCCTGATTGTTAACAATGCTCGAGGAGCAATTATGGACACACAGGCAGTTGCAGATGCTTGCTCAAGTGGACACATTGCAG GTTACAGTGGAGATGTCTGGTATCCACAACCAGCTCCAAAGGACCATCCATGGCGTTTCATGCCAAATCAAGCTATGACACCTCATATTTCTGGTACCACCATTGATGCACAG TTGCGATATGCTGCTGGAGTCAAGGATATGCTTGACAGGTACTTCAAGGGTGAAGAATTTCCTGCACAAAATTACATTGTCAAGGAAGGTGAACTAGCTCCTCAGTACCGATGA
- the LOC18600747 gene encoding uncharacterized protein LOC18600747, translated as MAAMPLPSSSSSPSYVHTHQLFSSCNQISPSLLHFHHLYTIQIRPPRPKQSYSNNGYLASIKAYMENPNSISGFANKVIGSLPVIGLVARIFSDEGGVGGDIIDFAEFRRRVGKKCTITDSRAFYEFQDRKGRAGDPLYVLLCCWLAAVGAGLLKSEEILVGVARLRLSNDIEFEEQNFIAMMSDARERRAKLNVETPTVAMETRAEKALDAIYVCCFGRDPIEEEDESLLNIMLSAVFPTVEKSQIQRIIKDKAVKVAEGGDADTVPEPKPLSKEAVQLQMKDLEFLKQNRET; from the exons TTCATGCAACCAAATTTCGCCTTCACTTCTCCATTTCCATCACCTTTACACCATCCAAATAAGACCTCCTAGGCCAAAACAATCATACTCCAACAATGGCTACTTGGCTAGTATCAAAGCTTACATGGAAAACCCAAACTCCATCTCAGGTTTTGCTAACAAAGTCATTGGCTCTCTCCCTGTAATCGGCCTTGTAGCTAGGATTTTTAGTGATGAAGGTGGTGTTGGTGGGGATATTATAGATTTTGCAGAGTTTAGAAGAAGGGTTGGCAAGAAATGTACCATTACTGATTCTAGAGCCTTCTATGAGTTCCAAGATAGGAAAGGCCGG GCAGGGGATCCTTTGTATGTTCTGCTATGCTGTTGGCTAGCAGCTGTTGGTGCTGGTCTTCTTAAATCCGAGGAGATATTGGTAGGGGTAGCAAGGCTTCGGCTTTCAAATGATATTGAATTTGAAGAGCAGAATTTTATTGCAATGATGAGCGATGCAAGAGAG AGGAGAGCAAAGTTGAATGTTGAGACTCCTACTGTAGCCATGGAGACTCGAGCTGAGAAGGCTCTAGATGCGATTTATGTCTGTTGCTTTGGGAGAGATCCAATAGAAGAGGAAGACGAGAGCTTGCTGAATATTATGCTTAGTGCTGTTTTCCCAACTGTTGAGAAATCACAGATACAAAGAATTATCAAGGACAAGGCAGTGAAAGTAGCAGAAGGTGGTGATGCAGACACTGTTCCAGAACCGAAGCCATTATCAAAGGAAGCTGTACAATTGCAAATGAAAGAccttgaatttcttaaacaaaACAGGGAGACATAG